One genomic region from Rosa rugosa chromosome 1, drRosRugo1.1, whole genome shotgun sequence encodes:
- the LOC133713601 gene encoding protein PLASTID MOVEMENT IMPAIRED 1-RELATED 1, translating to MSKFEGGRKMGGDSGNAKLLNEIETISKTLYAGKRHSRSNSSISTASNASKTQGKNLLPDPKSKPKSGGENSLLKEKRSFWNWKPLKAFSHIRNCRFNCCFSLEVHSIEGLPSNLNSISLCVHWKRRDGIFVTSPMKVVQGVAKFEEKLTHTCSVYGSRSGPHHSAKYEAKHFLLYASVFGAPELDLGKHRVDLTRLLPLTLEELEEEKSSGNWTTSFKLSGKAKGATLNVSFGYTVLKDNSTASRNSQNAPEGVISRQSSSSLAKAGTKYGQVDARTTMQRGESLPNQRSRASSRSVEDIKDLHEVLPISKSELSSSVNVLYQKFDEEEKSGTPAVYKPELEVLTETVESIKTTSFPSPVSSKVTVENECEEDDFSVVEQGIELPSKEVMEPEIITEAADASAAEGHVAEITTGQVAAEEGNEVHSQVEGQGGCTDGLVVCNSSSKEDGLCTKESLMKDLESALSIVSDLEAAGLESPEHLKGYVDDKLYKRNMMGSPCSLDDVTENEFLSMLGIEQSPSCISFESEPESPRERLLRQFEKETLAAGCSLFDEFDIVTDDQAECSYSDAAGSDWGHLSESFDLSAMIQAAEEEHQMAAQPARSKAKAKMLEDLETEALMREWGLNEMAFQHSPPKSSHGFGSPLDSPHEDPLELPPLGEGIGPFLQTKNGGFVRSMNPTLFKNAKSGGDLIMQVSSPVVVPAEMGSGVMDILQHLASVGIEKLSMQANKLMPLEDITGKTMEQVAWEAVPALEGPQRDCISQHESVVGQDVPDGRTRVKGSSSGPKSKKSKKNTGGDEMASEYVSLEDLAPLAMDKIEALSIEGLRIQSGMSDVDEPSSISTESVAQNPALQGKGVNVGELLGLEGAAGLQLLDIKDGGNDVDGLMGLSLTLDEWMKLDSGEIDDEDHISERTTQILAAHHANSLDMIRGGSKGERRRGKGARKCGLLGNNFTVALMVQLRDPLRNYEPVGAPMLALIQVERVFLPPKPKIYSTVSELRKSNEEDDESGSVVKEDIKEEKKDEKLPEEEAIPQFKITEVHVAGLKTEPGKKKLWGNTNQQQSGSRWLLANGMGKNNKHPFLKSKAKAAPKSSTSATTKVQPGDTLWSISARVHGDGSKWKELAALNPHIRNPNVILPNETIRLC from the exons ATGTCAAAATTTGAAGGAGGGAGGAAGATGGGAGGGGATTCGGGTAATGCGAAATTGTTGAATGAGATTGAGACTATAAGCAAAACCCTATACGCAGGCAAAAGGCACTCTAGGAGTAATAGTTCAATTTCTACAGCGAGTAATGCCTCGAAAACTCAGGGGAAGAACCTTTTGCCTGATCCAAAATCGAAGCCCAAGTCTGGTGGGGAGAACTCATTGCTTAAGGAGAAGAGGTCATTTTGGAATTGGAAGCCCCTGAAGGCGTTTAGCCATATCCGAAACTGTAGGTTTAACTGCTGCTTTTCTCTCGAAGTTCATTCCATTGAAGGGTTGCCGTCGAATTTGAACAGTATTAGTCTCTGTGTGCATTGGAAGAGGAGGGATGGGATTTTCGTTACTAGTCCAATGAAGGTTGTTCAAGGCGTGGCAAAATTTGAGGAGAAATTGACTCACACATGCTCTGTGTACGGTAGTAGGAGCGGGCCCCATCATTCGGCAAAGTATGAGGCAAAGCATTTCTTGCTATATGCTTCTGTGTTTGGTGCACCGGAACTTGATTTGGGGAAGCATAGGGTTGATCTCACGAGGTTGCTTCCTCTGACATTGGAGGAATTAGAGGAGGAGAAGAGCTCAGGGAACTGGACAACGAGTTTTAAACTATCAGGAAAGGCTAAAGGTGCAACACTTAATGTTAGTTTTGGGTATACGGTGCTTAAGGATAATTCCACTGCATCAAGAAATAGCCAGAATGCTCCTGAGGGGGTGATTTCGAGGCAGAGTAGCTCGAGTTTGGCAAAAGCAGGGACCAAATATGGTCAGGTTGATGCCAGGACAACTATGCAGCGTGGTGAAAGTCTTCCTAATCAGCGCTCAAGGGCCTCATCTCGCTCCGTAGAGGACATAAAGGATCTTCACGAGGTTTTACCAATATCAAAGTCGGAACTATCCAGTTCAGTTAATGTGCTCTATCAGAAAtttgatgaagaagagaagTCGGGCACTCCAGCTGTTTACAAGCCTGAACTTGAAGTGCTCACTGAGACTGTTGAGTCCATAAAGACGACTTCCTTCCCCTCGCCTGTTTCTAGTAAAGTAACAGTAGAGAATGAGTGTGAAGAGGATGACTTTTCTGTAGTTGAGCAGGGGATAGAACTGCCATCAAAGGAAGTGATGGAACCAGAAATTATTACAGAGGCTGCTGATGCTTCTGCAGCAGAAGGTCATGTTGCTGAAATCACCACTGGACAGGTAGCAGCTGAAGAAGGAAATGAGGTCCATTCCCAGGTTGAGGGACAAGGTGGTTGTACGGATGGACTTGTGGTATGTAATTCTAGTTCCAAAGAAGATGGCTTATGCACCAAAGAATCACTTATGAAAGACCTAGAGTCGGCTTTAAGTATTGTGTCAGATTTGGAGGCAGCAGGACTAGAATCTCCTGAACACCTAAAAGGTTATGTAGATGATAAACTATATAAAAGAAATATGATGGGGAGTCCATGTAGCTTGGATGATGTTACAGAAAATGAGTTCTTGAGCATGCTAGGGATAGAGCAAAGTCCATCTTGCATTAGCTTTGAGAGTGAACCCGAGTCTCCAAGAGAGCGTCTGCTAAGACAGTTTGAGAAGGAGACACTCGCCGCGGGTTGTTCTTTGTTTGATGAATTTGACATAGTAACCGATGACCAAGCAGAATGCAGCTACAGTGATGCAGCTGGGTCTGATTGGGGCCACCTATCTGAGAGTTTTGATCTTTCTGCCATGATTCAAGCTGCAGAGGAGGAGCATCAGATGGCAGCTCAACCAGCAAGGAGTAAAGCAAAGGCCAAAATGTTGGAAGACTTGGAGACAGAAGCATTAATGCGTGAGTGGGGTTTGAATGAGATGGCGTTTCAGCATTCTCCCCCAAAAAGCTCTCATGGTTTTGGAAGTCCATTAGATTCGCCTCATGAAGATCCACTTGAACTGCCTCCCCTTGGAGAAGGCAtaggcccatttcttcagacaAAGAATGGAGGATTTGTACGGTCAATGAACCCCACACTTTTCAAAAATGCTAAAAGTGGCGGTGACTTGATCATGCAGGTTTCTAGCCCCGTTGTGGTACCAGCAGAAATGGGCTCTGGGGTGATGGATATATTGCAGCATTTGGCATCAGTAGGAATCGAAAAGCTTTCCATGCAGGCAAATAAGTTAATGCCCTTGGAAGATATTACTGGAAAGACGATGGAGCAAGTAGCATGGGAAGCTGTGCCTGCTTTGGAGGGACCTCAGAG GGATTGTATCTCGCAGCATGAATCAGTTGTTGGGCAAGATGTACCAGATGGGCGAACAAGAGTCAAAGGAAGTTCATCTGGGCCCAAGTCTAAGAAGTCCAAGAAAAACACAGGTGGCGATGAGATGGCCTCAGAATATGTATCTTTAGAAGATCTTGCACCTTTAGCCATGGATAAAATTGAAGCACTTTCAATTGAGGGGTTGAGAATACAATCCGGGATGTCAGATGTGGATGAACCTTCAAGCATTAGCACAGAGTCTGTTGCGCAAAACCCAGCTCTCCAGGGCAAGGGTGTTAATGTTGGTGAACTCCTTGGTTTGGAGGGAGCTGCTGGATTGCAGTTGCTGGACATAAAAGATGGTGGCAATGATGTTGATGGATTAATGGGCCTTTCATTAACTCTTGATGAATGGATGAAACTTGATTCTGGTGAAATTGATGATGAAGATCATATTAGTGAGAGAACTACCCAAATCCTTGCTGCTCATCATGCAAACTCTTTGGACATGATTCGTGGAGGGTCGAAGGGAGAGAGAAGGCGTGGTAAAGGAGCAAGAAAGTGTGGTTTATTGGGGAATAATTTCACAGTAGCATTAATGGTGCAACTTCGTGATCCACTAAGAAACTATGAGCCTGTTGGGGCTCCAATGCTTGCTCTTATTCAAGTTGAGAGAGTGTTTCTCCCACCAAAGCCCAAGATTTACAGCACAGTTTCTGAACTAAGGAAAAGTAATGAAGAGGATGATGAGTCTGGGTCAGTGGTGAAAGAGGACATCAAGGAGGAGAAAAAAGATGAGAAACTTCCTGAAGAGGAAGCTATTCCTCAGTTTAAAATCACTGAAGTCCACGTCGCTGGTCTGAAAACGGAGCCCGGAAAAAAGAAGCTATGGGGTAATACAAACCAGCAACAATCAGGTTCCCGCTGGTTGCTTGCTAATGGAATGGGGAAAAACAATAAGCATCCATTTTTGAAGTCAAAGGCCAAGGCTGCTCCAAAATCTTCTACTTCAGCAACAACAAAGGTGCAGCCTGGTGATACGTTGTGGAGCATCTCTGCTCGTGTTCATGGCGATGGATCAAAATGGAAGGAATTGGCAGCTCTAAATCCGCATATAAGGAACCCCAATGTTATCTTACCAAATGAAACTATCAGATTGTGCTGA
- the LOC133713610 gene encoding ankyrin repeat-containing protein ITN1-like has translation MEKKLSDVAMEGSVKKLNDLIQQDPLVLDRAFVSSLSETPLHIASMLGHLDLVKELLSRNPEFATELDSRGSTPLHLAAAKGHVGVVRELLLADSAACLVRNQDGRTALHVAAVKGRVEVVGELVRARTESTRALTDRGESVMHLCVGSNRLEGLRVLVECVGKDDQLVNLKDGNGNTILHIAVAKKQVEIIKFLLTRTAVNVNALDVNGSTALDILLQSPRDLKDMEVEDSLREVGAQRAKDMRSIEHEWVPKKEPQITRRVASVVSSNGERTMTRRATSVVSASGERQTTRRLGSTVSSKKENETNKPGVNQKPTEWLGRKRDSLMVVASLLATVAFQAAITPPGGFWQDDSQVDENGNPVDNPHSVGTSIMASQNRKEYGVFMIFNTIAFLSSLSIILLLVSGLPINKRRWMWIQMIITWIAISTLGATYFLSLRHMSPKNVENVLRQVSSISVLTWLCLILLVLIGNVIRLNLWVLRKYGYIKPKDEDPSATIDEELEDV, from the exons ATGGAGAAGAAGCTCTCAGATGTAGCCATGGAAGGAAGCGTGAAGAAGCTCAATGATCTGATCCAACAAGACCCACTTGTGTTAGACAGAGCTTTTGTTTCATCCTTGTCTGAAACCCCACTTCATATAGCTTCAATGTTGGGCCATTTGGACTTGGTCAAAGAGCTACTGAGTCGCAACCCCGAGTTCGCCACCGAGTTGGACTCGCGCGGGTCGACGCCGCTCCACCTGGCTGCGGCCAAAGGACACGTGGGGGTCGTGAGGGAGCTGCTCTTGGCGGACTCGGCGGCGTGTTTGGTGAGGAACCAGGATGGGAGGACGGCGCTCCACGTGGCGGCTGTTAAGGGAAGAGTTGAGGTGGTGGGGGAGTTGGTCCGAGCCAGGACTGAGTCGACTCGGGCGTTGACCGATAGAGGGGAGAGTGTGATGCATTTGTGTGTGGGGAGTAATAGGCTGGAGGGTTTAAGGGTTTTGGTGGAGTGTGTTGGAAAAGATGATCAGCTTGTGAATTTGAAGGATGGGAATGGTAACACCATTTTGCATATTGCCGTGGCCAAGAAGCAAGTTGAG atcATTAAGTTTTTGCTGACCAGGACTGCAGTGAACGTGAACGCTTTGGATGTGAATGGCTCAACTGCATTAGACATTCTACTGCAGAGTCCTAGAGATTTGAAGGACATGGAGGTTGAGGATTCTCTTAGAGAGGTTGGGGCACAAAGGGCAAAGGACATGCGTTCAATTGAGCATGAATGGGTTCCGAAAAAAGAACCTCAGATAACAAGACGTGTAGCCTCAGTAGTGTCTTCGAATGGGGAAAGGACGATGACAAGACGTGCAACGTCAGTAGTATCCGCTAGTGGTGAACGCCAGACAACGAGGCGCCTAGGCTCAACGGTATCCTCAAAAAAAGAGAATGAGACTAACAAACCGGGGGTGAATCAGAAGCCTACTGAGTGGCTCGGCAGGAAGAGAGATTCATTGATGGTGGTGGCGTCACTCCTTGCAACTGTAGCCTTCCAAGCTGCAATAACTCCACCTGGAGGTTTTTGGCAGGATGACAGTCAAGTAGACGAAAATGGTAACCCTGTTGATAATCCTCACAGCGTAGGAACATCTATCATGGCCTCTCAAAACAGAAAAGAGTATGGTGTATtcatgatttttaacacaatcgCTTTCCTCTCATCTCTGAGCataattcttcttcttgttaGTGGGCTGCCTATAAACAAGCGGAGGTGGATGTGGATACAAATGATCATAACGTGGATTGCCATCTCTACACTAGGCGCAACTTACTTTCTCTCGCTCCGTCACATGTCCCCTAAGAATGTGGAAAACGTGTTGCGTCAGGTCTCATCGATATCTGTTTTGACATGGTTGTGTTTGATCTTGCTTGTTTTGATAGGGAATGTCATACGTTTGAATTTATGGGTTCTCAGAAAGTATGGTTATATAAAGCCAAAAGACGAAGACCCATCAGCTACaattgatgaagaacttgaagatgtgTAA
- the LOC133713618 gene encoding ankyrin repeat-containing protein ITN1-like — protein sequence MEKKLSDVAMEGSVKMLNDLIQQDPLVLDRALVSSLSETPLHIASMLGHLDLVKALLSRKPEFATQLDSRGSTPLHLAAAKGHLEVVRELIWADSAACLVKNQDGRTALHVSAVKGRVEVVGELVRARTESTRALTDRGESVMHLCVGSNRLEALSVLVESIGKDDQLVNLKDGNGNTILHIAVAKKQVEIIKYLLTSTGVNVNALNLNGSTALDILLQSPRDLKDMEIEDSLREVGAQRAKDMRSIEHEWVPKKEPQITRRVASVVSSNGERTMTRRATSVVSTSGERQTTRRLGSTVSSKENESSKPEVNQKPTEWLGRKRDSLMVVASLLATVAFQAAITPPGGVWQDDLQVDENGNPVDKPHTVGTSIMATNKAEEYGIFMIFNSITFLSSLSIILLLVSGLPIKKRRWMWIQMIIMWIAITTQVSTYFLSLRHLSPKNLEPVLKQVTEISVLTWLCLMLVVFIGNVIRLNLWVLRKYGYIKPKEVDPSATIDEELEEV from the exons ATGGAGAAGAAGCTCTCAGATGTAGCCATGGAAGGAAGCGTGAAGATGCTCAATGATCTGATCCAACAAGACCCACTTGTGTTAGACAGAGCTTTAGTTTCATCCTTGTCTGAAACCCCACTTCATATAGCTTCAATGTTGGGCCATTTGGACTTGGTCAAAGCGCTACTGAGCCGCAAGCCCGAGTTCGCCACCCAGTTGGACTCGCGCGGGTCGACCCCGCTCCACCTGGCGGCGGCCAAGGGACACTTGGAGGTCGTGAGGGAGCTGATATGGGCGGACTCGGCGGCGTGTTTGGTGAAGAACCAGGATGGGAGGACGGCGCTCCACGTGTCGGCTGTTAAGGGAAGAGTTGAGGTGGTGGGGGAGTTGGTCCGAGCGAGGACTGAGTCGACTCGGGCGTTGACCGATAGAGGGGAGAGTGTGATGCATTTGTGCGTGGGGAGTAATAGGTTGGAGGCTTTAAGCGTTTTGGTGGAGAGTATTGGGAAAGATGATCAGCTTGTGAATTTGAAGGATGGGAATGGTAACACCATTTTGCATATTGCTGTGGCCAAGAAGCAAGTTGAG ATCATCAAGTATTTGCTGACCAGTACTGGAGTGAATGTGAATGCTTTGAATTTAAATGGCTCTACTGCATTAGACATTCTACTGCAGAGTCCTAGAGATTTGAAGGACATGGAGATTGAGGATTCTCTTAGAGAGGTTGGGGCTCAAAGGGCAAAGGACATGCGTTCAATTGAGCATGAATGGGTTCCGAAAAAAGAACCTCAGATAACAAGACGTGTAGCCTCAGTAGTGTCTTCGAATGGGGAAAGGACGATGACAAGACGTGCAACGTCAGTAGTATCCACTAGTGGTGAACGCCAGACAACGAGGCGCCTAGGCTCAACAGTATCCTCAAAAGAGAACGAGTCTAGCAAACCGGAGGTGAATCAGAAGCCTACTGAGTGGCTTGGCAGGAAGAGAGATTCATTGATGGTGGTGGCGTCACTCCTTGCAACTGTAGCCTTCCAAGCTGCAATAACCCCACCTGGAGGTGTTTGGCAAGATGACCTCCAAGTAGACGAAAATGGTAACCCTGTTGATAAGCCTCACACCGTAGGAACATCTATCATGGCCACTAACAAGGCAGAAGAGTATGGTATATTCATGATTTTTAACTCAATCACTTTCCTCTCATCCCTCAGCataattcttcttcttgttaGTGGGCTGCCTATAAAAAAGCGGAGGTGGATGTGGATACAAATGATCATAATGTGGATTGCCATCACTACGCAAGTCTCAACTTACTTTCTCTCGCTCCGTCACTTGTCCCCTAAGAATTTGGAACCCGTCTTGAAACAGGTCACAGAGATATCAGTTTTGACATGGTTGTGTTTGATGTTGGTTGTTTTCATAGGGAATGTCATTCGTTTGAATTTATGGGTTCTCAGAAAGTATGGTTATATTAAGCCAAAAGAGGTAGACCCATCAGCTACaattgatgaagaacttgaagaGGTGTAA